In a single window of the Caloenas nicobarica isolate bCalNic1 chromosome 8, bCalNic1.hap1, whole genome shotgun sequence genome:
- the TTC14 gene encoding tetratricopeptide repeat protein 14, which yields MDRELLRQALSYHGPALLSLLRAEQHDNPDFRGLLPPPGAALEPPRGAPHPPASWKERASIDTEIKRFIAKKADLLFAHSWKPNGPPADTIEEDEECYAVMPPLERFMDVPREDRRELLFRDIERGDIVIGRITSIREFGFFMVLICLGSGVIREISDLEITALCPLRDVPSQSNHGDPLSYYQTGDLIRAAIKDVDRYHEKLTVSLYSSALPPNLASTKLGVITSDDFPLHYKRSMEVANTGETFEEVLHRSPGFANPSLVEYLAEKLGLSESNPPSLLRSLQMKNFNEEDFAPALRKTQSASWALKCVKAGVDYFKVGRHVEAMNEYNKALEIDPQNVEALVARGALYATKGSLNKAIGDFEIALENCPTHRNARKYLCQTLVERGGQLEEEDKLVNAESYYKKALSLDETFQEAEEALTKLRKHMQKSLEMREKQAAKEERQKEKKVETSAEKLRKLLKEEKRLKKKRKVSTPSSSSSSSDSSSDVSISSSSSSSDHKKRKKKRRHRSESSRSSKKCSSRASSHYKDQSRKEEWYSPPADTSASFLNQNFEVEKLLERQDSLVCPKTEVREKGRHCSFSRTSGDDEDTFGGRSEDSRDSYSSSRTLPSSSKSEKYSKTDRFFSSRSCSSSSYHKSGDKPRMHHFRKSERDVEGRKEQFKKHGSGQGRYYMSPAGSDYSGRSVGRYRSYSSTSLREGDRGYDSDRHVVSESKNRKTNDEESDETKEPEEEMSLNGTAQTESGIKRNLPQNLVNIFNQIAEFEREKGSKQKKQ from the exons aTGGACCGGGAGCTGCTGCGTCAGGCGCTGAGCTACCACGGCCCCGCGCTGCTCTCGCTGCTCCGCGCCGAGCAGCACGACAACCCCGACTTCCGcgggctgctgccgccgccggggGCCGCCCTGGAgccgccccgcggggccccGCACCCACCGGCCTCCTG GAAAGAGAGGGCGAGCATCGACACCGAGATCAAGCGCTTCATCGCCAAAAAAGCCGATCTCCTTTTCGCTCACTCCTGGAAGCCCAACGGGCCTCCGGCCGACACGATCGAGGAAGATGAAG AGTGTTACGCTGTTATGCCGCCCCTGGAACGGTTCATGGACGTTCCCAGGGAAGACAGGAGAGAATTACTTTTTCGAGACATCGAACGTGGTGACATCGTGATTGGGAGGATTACTTCGATTCGTGAATTTGGCTTTTTCATGGTGCTGATATGTCTGGGAAGTGGTGTCATACGGGAGATTTCGGATTTAGAAATCACT GCTCTTTGTCCTTTGAGAGATGTGCCTTCTCAAAGCAACCACGGAGATCCTTTATCTTATTATCAAACTGGAGACCTTATTCGAG CTGCAATCAAGGACGTTGATCGTTACCACGAGAAGCTCACAGTGTCGCTTTACAGCTCAGCTCTTCCACCCAACCTCGCCAGTACAAAACTAGGTGTAATTACTTCTGATGACTTCCCATTACATTATAA GCGAAGCATGGAAGTCGCTAACACAGGAGAGACTTTCGAAGAGGTTTTGCATCGTTCCCCAGGATTTGCTAATCCATCGTTAGTTGAATATTTAGCAGAAAAACTAGGACTAAGTGAATCAAATCCACCATCTTTGTTGAGAAGTCTTCAAAT GAAAAATTTCAATGAAGAAGATTTTGCCCCTGCATTGAGGAAAACACAGTCTGCATCTTGGGCCTTGAAATG tgtgaAGGCTGGGGTTGATTATTTTAAGGTTGGGCGCCATGTGGAAGCCATGAATGAGTACAACAAGGCTTTGGAAATTGATCCACAGAATGTTGAAGCTTTGGTAGCACGTGGAGCTCT GTATGCAACAAAAGGAAGTCTGAACAAAGCCATAGGTGATTTTGAAATTGCTTTAGAAAACTGTCCTACCCatagaaatgcaagaaaatatcTTTGTCAGACACTTGTGGAAAGAGGCGGGCA GTTGGAAGAGGAAGACAAACTAGTAAATGCTGAGAGTTACTATAAAAAAGCCTTAAGTTTGGATGAGACGTTTCAGGAAGCAGAAGAGGCCTTAACGAAACTCCGTAAGCATATGCAG aaatctttggaAATGAGGGAGAAACAAGctgccaaagaagagagacagaaagaaaagaaagtagaaacaaGTGCAGAAAAATTGCGTAAGctcttaaaagaagaaaaaag gttgaagaagaagaggaaagtatcaactccttcctcctcctcctcctcaagtGATTCTTCATCAGATGTATCAAtttcgtcttcctcctcctcctctgatcaCAAGAAACGTAAGAAAAAACGTCGGCATAGATCTGAGTCTTCCCGCAGCTCCAAAAAATGCTCATCTAGAGCTTCTTCCCATTATAAAGATCAGAGTAGGAAAGAGGAGTGGTATTCGCCTCCAGCTGATACCTCTGCTTCCTTTCTTAACCAAAATTTTGAAGTGGAAAAACTGCTGGAAAGGCAGGACAGCTTAGTGTGTCCAAAAACAGAAGTAAGAGAGAAAGGCAGACACTGTTCTTTTTCGAGGACTTCAGGTGATGATGAAGACACTTTTGGAGGTAGGTCTGAAGATTCAAGGGATTCTTACAGTAGCTCCAGAACTCTGCCAAGTAGtagcaaaagtgaaaaatacagtaaaactgACAGATTTTTCTCCAGTCGGAGCTGTTCTTCGAGTTCCTATCATAAGTCAGGTGATAAACCCAGGATGCATCATTTTAGGAAATCAGAAAGGGATGTCGAGGGGAGAAAAGAGCAGTTTAAAAAACATGGTTCAGGTCAAGGCAGGTATTATATGTCTCCAGCAGGGTCTGACTATTCTGGCAGGTCAGTGGGAAGGTACAGATCGTATTCTAGCACCTCCTTACGTGAGGGTGATCGAGGTTATGATAGTGATAGGCATGTGGTAAGCGAGTCTAAgaataggaaaacaaatgatGAGGAGTCTGACGAAACAAAGGAACCAGAGGAGGAAATGTCTTTAAATGGTACAGCCCAAACGGAAAGTGGCATTAAAAGAAACCTGCCCCAGAACTTAGTTAACATATTTAATCAAATAGCTGAATTTGAGAGGGAAAAAGGAAGTAAGCAGAAGAAACAGTGA